In Cytophagia bacterium CHB2, a single genomic region encodes these proteins:
- a CDS encoding T9SS type A sorting domain-containing protein: protein MWRKSFLLGIIIFGCGATTYAQLPHTFTQTAHIADVGDARYVAVGPNGTVFVAGAGLFAYSYDGSSFTNTAYYDDTFTTRNLAVDAQGIVFLRVGYLFGTTFYQVYSYDGTSFSRFNASLHRGDIAFGPDGTIFISYGGLWAYTREDTIFTSTAHTDNGSGYIAVAPDGTIFQASDDSLWAWTYDGSSFTNTAQIDISLDAADVAVGADGTVFLALATRDRGGWDNTHLSAYSFNDTSFTNTANIVVGGEDNSAIKVEVGPDGTIFLANGTDGLRAYTYDGSSFTNTAHRDDIVPIDDIAVSSDETIFLVSDGGLYAYAYTKNPTSIDVEPSELPTQIGLMQNYPNPFNPTTAIEFSLPQNGFVTLKVYNLLGEEVATVLEARKPAGRHTVSFDASALTSGLYYYTLTASAPATGSGQAFKQTRKMLLLR from the coding sequence ATGTGGAGAAAAAGTTTTTTGCTTGGCATAATAATCTTTGGGTGTGGCGCAACGACCTATGCTCAACTGCCCCATACCTTCACCCAAACTGCACACATCGCTGACGTTGGTGATGCCCGTTACGTGGCAGTCGGACCGAACGGCACCGTTTTTGTCGCAGGTGCCGGTTTATTTGCTTACAGTTATGATGGCAGTTCTTTCACCAACACTGCATATTATGATGATACTTTCACCACCAGGAACCTGGCAGTCGATGCTCAAGGTATTGTTTTCCTCAGGGTTGGTTATCTTTTTGGCACTACATTTTATCAAGTATATAGTTACGATGGTACATCATTCTCCAGGTTTAATGCATCCTTGCACAGAGGGGATATTGCGTTCGGTCCTGACGGCACCATTTTTATTTCTTACGGTGGTTTGTGGGCCTATACGCGTGAAGATACCATATTCACTAGCACGGCACATACAGATAATGGAAGTGGTTATATCGCAGTCGCTCCTGACGGTACCATCTTTCAGGCCAGTGATGACAGCCTATGGGCCTGGACCTATGACGGCAGTTCTTTTACCAATACCGCACAAATTGACATTAGCCTTGATGCCGCGGACGTGGCGGTTGGAGCAGACGGCACGGTCTTTCTCGCTCTCGCCACCCGTGATAGGGGCGGGTGGGATAACACCCATTTGTCGGCTTATTCTTTTAATGACACTTCTTTCACCAACACGGCAAATATTGTTGTCGGAGGCGAAGATAATAGCGCAATCAAAGTGGAAGTAGGACCTGATGGAACCATTTTTCTGGCCAATGGTACGGATGGTTTGCGCGCGTATACTTATGATGGCAGTTCTTTTACCAACACGGCACATCGTGATGATATTGTTCCCATTGATGATATAGCAGTATCTTCAGATGAAACAATCTTTCTTGTCAGTGACGGAGGATTATATGCTTATGCTTACACAAAGAATCCTACTTCCATTGACGTAGAACCTTCAGAACTTCCAACTCAAATTGGGCTAATGCAGAATTACCCTAACCCCTTCAATCCGACAACAGCCATCGAATTTTCCCTGCCGCAAAACGGTTTTGTCACTTTGAAGGTGTATAACCTCCTCGGGGAAGAAGTGGCGACCGTGCTGGAAGCGCGCAAACCCGCCGGGCGGCATACTGTCAGTTTCGACGCCTCGGCGCTGACTTCCGGCCTTTACTACTACACGTTGACGGCGAGTGCCCCTGCGACGGGCTCAGGGCAAGCTTTTAAACAAACGCGCAAGATGCTGTTGCTGCGATGA